In the Deltaproteobacteria bacterium genome, one interval contains:
- a CDS encoding multiheme c-type cytochrome, with translation MNFPVILLVLIFILSSPPTLLGGEVVLSNYWNRPVIGSGEGIKETAGLYPEKCAGCHKKQYNDWSHSFHSKSMSPGLLGQLDPFNHPDFALSCYYCHSPLKEQSEINETEEGYEKNSTFDKSLKMSGVSCPVCHVRNGTVYGPSSPGKINVPEMYNDERHPSLQKDFFEDAKFCAACHQLDEGYELNGKVLTNTYREWQESSYGKENIVCQNCHMPDRKHLFRGIHDREMVEGGLHFEVINDNTNVTLRITNSAVGHYFPTYITPSVTVKGYLLDSSGSIIDGSLKEAIIGRRVSLDLSEELFDTRIAPLKHFDFQYVPPPIKEAEKIAFEIYVYPDEFYKRFFSSLLASGNYAGEREDIVRALEGTKESSYLLYRVERKIAP, from the coding sequence TTGAATTTCCCTGTAATATTACTGGTCTTAATTTTTATCCTCTCTTCTCCTCCCACACTTTTGGGAGGAGAAGTTGTACTTTCTAATTACTGGAATCGCCCTGTAATTGGGAGTGGGGAAGGCATAAAAGAGACGGCCGGCCTTTATCCTGAAAAATGCGCAGGCTGTCATAAAAAGCAATACAACGATTGGAGTCATTCATTTCATAGTAAAAGTATGAGCCCGGGATTGTTGGGGCAACTTGACCCATTTAATCATCCCGACTTTGCCCTTTCCTGCTACTACTGCCACTCACCTTTAAAAGAACAAAGTGAAATAAATGAGACAGAGGAAGGCTATGAAAAAAACAGCACTTTCGATAAATCCCTAAAAATGTCCGGTGTTTCATGTCCTGTCTGCCACGTAAGAAATGGTACTGTTTATGGCCCCTCATCTCCGGGCAAAATCAATGTACCGGAGATGTACAACGATGAGAGGCATCCTTCGTTGCAAAAAGATTTTTTTGAAGATGCAAAGTTCTGCGCTGCCTGTCATCAACTGGATGAAGGTTATGAATTAAATGGCAAGGTACTGACAAACACTTACAGGGAATGGCAGGAAAGCTCTTATGGCAAGGAAAACATTGTTTGTCAAAATTGCCATATGCCTGACCGTAAACACCTTTTCAGGGGAATTCATGATCGGGAGATGGTGGAAGGTGGTCTCCATTTTGAAGTGATTAACGATAATACCAATGTTACCCTTAGAATAACGAATAGTGCTGTGGGTCATTATTTTCCTACATATATCACCCCTTCCGTTACGGTAAAAGGTTACCTTCTTGATTCTTCAGGTTCCATCATCGATGGGAGCCTGAAAGAAGCGATAATAGGTCGAAGGGTAAGCCTCGATCTTTCGGAAGAACTTTTCGATACCCGCATTGCCCCGTTGAAGCATTTTGATTTCCAGTATGTCCCGCCCCCCATCAAAGAAGCCGAAAAGATTGCCTTTGAAATTTATGTCTACCCCGATGAATTCTACAAGCGCTTTTTCTCCTCCCTTCTTGCTTCCGGCAACTATGCCGGAGAGAGAGAGGATATTGTAAGAGCGCTAGAGGGAACAAAGGAGAGCAGCTATCTTCTCTATCGGGTGGAGAGAAAAATCGCCCCCTGA
- a CDS encoding peptidyl-prolyl cis-trans isomerase, with translation MANASARHILVATEEQCKELKEKIEGGADFAELAQQYSQCPSGADGGELGSFGPGQMVKEFDEVVFSAELNKVQGPVKTQFGYHLLEVTSRTD, from the coding sequence ATGGCAAATGCAAGTGCAAGGCATATACTGGTTGCAACGGAAGAACAGTGTAAAGAACTGAAAGAGAAAATAGAGGGCGGCGCTGATTTTGCTGAGTTGGCTCAGCAATATTCACAATGTCCTTCAGGAGCTGATGGTGGAGAGTTGGGATCTTTTGGGCCGGGACAAATGGTGAAAGAATTTGATGAAGTCGTATTTAGCGCTGAACTGAACAAGGTTCAGGGGCCGGTGAAGACGCAGTTTGGATATCACCTTTTAGAAGTAACCAGCAGGACTGATTAA